From Amia ocellicauda isolate fAmiCal2 chromosome 12, fAmiCal2.hap1, whole genome shotgun sequence, a single genomic window includes:
- the tmem147 gene encoding BOS complex subunit TMEM147, translated as MTLFHFGNCFALAYFPYFITYKCSGLSEYNAFWRCVQAGATYLFVQLCKMLFLATFFPTWEGGAGVYDFVGEFMKATVDLADLLGLHLVMSRNAGKGEYKIMVAAMGWATAELVMSRCIPLWVGARGIEFDWKYIQMSFDSNISLVHYIAMAAVVWMFTRYDLPKSFRLPVTVLLGLCVYKAFLMELFVHMFVLGSWTALLVKAVLTGAISLCSLFLFITLVHSN; from the exons ATGACTCTTTTCCACTTTGGCAACTGCTTCGCTTTGGCCTATTTTCCGTACTTCATAACATACAAGTGCAGCGGACT ATCGGAGTACAATGCTTTCTGGAGGTGTGTCCAGGCAGGAGCCACTTACCTGTTTGTGCAGCTCTGTAAG atgCTGTTCCTGGCCACCTTCTTCCCTACCTGGGAGGGGGGAGCGGGTGTGTACGACTTTGTGGGG GAGTTCATGAAGGCCACAGTGGACTTGGCTGACCTCCTGGGCCTGCACCTGGTGATGTCCAGGAATGCTGGGAAGGGCGAGTACAAGATCATGGTGGCAGCTATGGGCTGGGCCACAGCCGAGCTCGTTATGTCCAG GTGTATTCCTCTCTGGGTTGGTGCTCGAGGGATAGAGTTTGACTGGAAGTACATCCAGATGAGCTTCGACTCCAACATCAGCCTG GTCCACTACATTGCCATGGCCGCAGTAGTCTGGATGTTCACCCGCTACGATCTGCCCAAAAGCTTCCGTCTGCCCGTCACCGTGCTGCTGGGCCTGTGTGTGTACAAGGCCTTTCTGATGGA GCTGTTTGTCCACATGTTCGTGCTGGGCAGCTGGACAGCCCTCCTGGTGAAAGCAGTGCTGACGGgtgccatctctctctgctctctcttcctcttcatcACCCTGGTGCACAGTAACTGA